The Plasmodium vinckei vinckei genome assembly, chromosome: PVVCY_06 genome contains a region encoding:
- a CDS encoding protein SDA1, putative: MSDVKAKRQRVLNHLQHNIYKNASLYNTEFYEQFDKFLFNYSMLLLNPSKKNELLCSQLSFLCHTSHFFSKKKNEKNLKKVDAENGVINQNRICNENEEKGSNEPKLAETDIGNYSDISIDFGSSSSSSGSIEDNDDDKLESKENYNNDADVNTDSSVRCNPLQNQNNINLSNEEKNSDINDEEIVFQTNIIEEKKKEILSKLNEQTQEAITLVTQREEHNQNPLLLYNEINEYINFLMIKNKEDINYVEELYFLCCQLVIHYKNNLYPSILLSIVKTFKQIKRYICYVKYIQILIYMSDIPIHRIKAYIYKCVSNMVLYINKKTRDEKLKNSVLDVLHEAFAENSQRKMIKKKYASNINSFTYFKNIKVNESMNNFACSILIDMIKKNVYTQKKKNINIISEGIFYKNLKIVKCVAYALLGKYDIKEFSIKINKEIENKNKNIDELKSISNQTHQKMTKAKIKKLHLKKGKIMDELNNNKNSSDEEKDIYASNYVNYLFIDSLFDPYSFASKIFNIIYTKYRSNNNNTIKILLLNILCRIYQRYKIIEENFFLYFENTIYHLKNKNTLSKYLSIFIQSLHDDIPIQYVQRIVYVLIKKFLLLNLSEEFVYLIINSIIEIIIKCPNCLNEEIFESVIIFKDYKNKNISILIRRFINVAKNTNPHVMSKKLWDKKTAMLVQREKILSDLPAARHDQSILQYSYLLEQASRGKRAREEVDAEEEEDVEEDVEEEVGEEDGENEEDVEEEADAEEDAEEDEDEIDAEEEEEEGDVEGEVDKEEGDVEGEADKEEGDVEGEADKEEGDVEIRADRKKARREKKIKSELKIQRKNEEILSERILTDEDFKKLKKMKEYIENNKNVVLSELAEICNDEYEEDTDSDSDSEKEKIITEDQLLYKKKLKKKEIIKIKNQNSGETRFKTNKEKEKKKSVMMLMQKLKKKKNAVIQYGKLKKKLKGKLAARAKKRQIINKRIAKKLSRRKR, translated from the coding sequence ATGAGCGATGTGAAGGCGAAGAGGCAACGGGTTTTAAACCATCTAcaacataatatttataaaaatgcaaGCTTGTACAATACTGAATTTTATGAGCAGTTTGATAAAttcctttttaattatagCATGCTTTTATTAAACCCgtcgaaaaaaaatgaattattatgCAGCCAATTAAGCTTTTTATGTCATACAAGCCACTTTtttagcaaaaaaaaaaatgaaaaaaatctGAAAAAAGTAGATGCAGAAAATGGTGTAATCAATCAAAATAGAATCTGcaatgaaaatgaagaaaaaggTTCAAACGAACCCAAATTAGCAGAAACTGATATTGGGAATTATTCCGATATAAGCATAGACTTTGGAAGTAGTAGTAGCAGTAGTGGTAGTATTGAGGATAATGATGACGATAAATTAGAAAgcaaagaaaattataataatgatgcAGATGTGAATACCGATTCTTCTGTTAGATGTAACCCTTTACagaatcaaaataatatcaacttatcaaatgaagaaaaaaatagtgacATAAATGATGAGGAAATAGTTTttcaaacaaatataatagaagaaaaaaaaaaagaaatattaagCAAACTAAATGAACAAACACAAGAAGCTATTACATTAGTAACCCAACGTGAAGAACATAATCAGAacccattattattatataacgaaataaatgaatatataaactttttaatgattaaaaataaagaagatataaattatgttgaagagttatattttttatgttgtCAATTAGTTattcattataaaaataatctaTATCCAAGTATATTACTAAGTATTGTAAAAACATTTAAACAGATAAAGagatatatatgttatgtaaaatatatacaaatattaatatatatgagtGATATTCCTATTCATAGAATcaaagcatatatatataaatgtgttAGTAATAtggttttatatataaataagaagACGAGagatgaaaaattaaaaaattcagtTTTAGATGTATTACATGAAGCTTTTGCTGAAAATAGTCAAAGAAAaatgattaaaaaaaaatatgcatctaatataaatagttttacatattttaaaaatataaaagtaaaTGAATCTATGAATAATTTTGCATGTAGTATACTTATtgatatgataaaaaaaaatgtttatactcaaaaaaaaaaaaatataaatataatatctgaaggaatattttataaaaatctaaaaattgtaaaatgtGTTGCATATGCTTTGTTAggaaaatatgatataaaagaattttcaataaaaataaataaagagattgaaaataaaaataaaaatatcgaTGAATTAAAATCTATAAGTAATCAGACACATcaaaaaatgacaaaagcaaaaataaaaaaattacatttaaaaaaaggaaaaattatggatgaacttaataataataaaaattcatctgatgaagaaaaagatatatatgcatCTAATTatgttaattatttatttatagatTCATTATTTGATCCTTATTCATTTGCatctaaaatatttaatattatatatacaaaatatagatcaaataataataatactattaaaattttacttttaaatattttatgccGAATTTATCAACGATATAAAATCATTGAagaaaacttttttttatatttcgagaatacaatatatcatttaaaaaataaaaatactttgtcaaaatatttatcaatCTTTATTCAATCATTACATGATGATATACCAATACAATATGTACAAAGAATTGTCTAcgttttaattaaaaaatttttacttttaaatttatctGAAGAATTTGTTTATCTAATTATTAATTCAATAATcgaaattattattaaatgccCTAACTGTTTAAATGAGGAAATATTTGAATCtgtcataatatttaaagattacaaaaataaaaatatttccatCCTCATTCGACGATTTATTAATGTtgcaaaaaatacaaaccCTCATGTTATGTCTAAAAAACTATGGGACAAAAAAACAGCCATGCTAGTTCAACGTGAAAAAATTCTCTCAGATTTACCTGCAGCTCGACACGATCAATCCATATTGCAATACTCCTACTTGCTCGAACAAGCCTCAAGGGGCAAGCGGGCTCGTGAGGAGGTAGATGCAGAAGAGGAAGAAGATGTAGAGGAAGATGTAGAAGAGGAAGTAGGTGAAGAAGATGgagaaaatgaagaagatGTAGAAGAGGAAGCAGATGCAGAGGAAGATGCAGAAGAGGACGAAGACGAGATAGATGCAGAGGAGGAGGAAGAGGAAGGAGATGTAGAGGGAGAAGTGGACAAAGAGGAAGGAGATGTAGAGGGAGAAGCGGACAAAGAGGAAGGAGATGTAGAGGGAGAAGCGGACAAAGAGGAAGGAGATGTAGAGATAAGGGCGGACCGGAAGAAAGCGAGAAGGgagaaaaagataaaaagtGAACTGAAGAtacaaagaaaaaatgaggAAATATTAAGTGAAAGAATATTAACAGATGaagattttaaaaaattaaaaaaaatgaaagaatatattgaaaataataaaaatgttgttTTGTCTGAATTAGCAGAAATATGTAATGACGAATATGAAGAAGATACAGATAGTGACAGTGATAgtgaaaaggaaaaaataataacagaggatcaattattatataaaaaaaaattaaaaaaaaaagaaataattaagattaaaaatcaaaatagtGGAGAAACCCGATTTAAAACCAATaaagaaaaggaaaaaaaaaaatcagtTATGATGCTTAtgcaaaaattaaaaaaaaaaaaaaatgcagtTATACAATATGgtaaacttaaaaaaaaattaaaaggaaAGTTAGCTGCTCGAGCTAAAAAACGCCAAATCATAAACAAAAGAATtgctaaaaaattaagtcGACGTAAAAGATGa
- a CDS encoding transcription initiation factor IIA subunit 1, putative: MSLLKDQYLEEVNKRIIDSTIKKCSKFYNVRILEAIKIRWLKIYEQKLKNMNSSMDNTNENIEDKNKNQTNNDFDEDEFEDAEVDEKQIADFSDHEDENDEELNDLDDVSISDLSDVDPPTNNVIVAISEKISKPCGRRNANNNWKIKLKGGLMKVDGKEMFFRSLQGDLEF; this comes from the exons ATGTCTTTACTAAAAGATCAATATCTAGAAGAGGTTAACAAAAGAATTATTGATAgtactataaaaaaatgtagcaAATTTTACAACGTTCGAATTCTTGAAGCTATTAAAATAAGATggttaaaaatttatgaacaaaaattaaaaaacatgAACAGTTCTATGGATAAcacaaatgaaaatattgaggacaaaaataaaaatcaaacCA ATAACGATTTCGATGAAGACGAATTTGAGGATGCTGAAGTGGATGAAAAGCAAATTGCAGACTTTTCTGACCATgaagatgaaaatgatg aaGAATTGAATGACTTAGACGATGTTTCGATAAGTGATCTAAGCGATGTAGACCCCCCAACAAATAATGTTATTGTTGCCATATCAGAAAAG ATATCAAAACCATGTGGAAGAAGAAATGCTAACAACAACTGGAAAATTAAACTAAAAGGGGGACTGATGAAG gtGGATGGAAAAGAAATGTTTTTTCGAAGTTTACAAGGAGACCTTGAATTTTGa
- a CDS encoding cysteine desulfurase, putative, protein MNSKSICTVLLLFVKIASYYSYYISPLKKSIYTPHIYKGHVLKLQNEKPEIDNNIINYFKNVRSDYPFFQQTNSPIYFDNAATTHKPKSVIEKIKNFYSYNNSNIHRGIYKISRNATDNYEQVRNIVQKYINCDSSDEIIFTSGATYGINLVCSIVMDKFIKNENDEIYISYLEHNSNVVPWQENIQKKKKGKLKYIPLKKNGYINIKKFVEKINDNTKIVSINHVSNVLGNIQNINLIIKKIKKKNPNIIVIIDAAQSFPHLKYDIKKMKLKNEDPDILVASGHKFCAPFGSGFVYIKKNLTHTSKTNPFLYGSNIITDVNKYRSKFVSSPHIFETGTQNVSGILAMGEAINYLQKINNEGNAYKYEMYLYDLFLFYLRSFFTDNLIQIPYIPKPNPLTKPDEMYTSTQVRSDKIDDKYFHSEIQNENNDYPKIFVHNTRKDNKKKIAILPLWSPNFTAFDLVTFLDFKNICIRSGHHCASLLHSKIFNINDSSRISMMFYNTPEEVRYLAEQISETARMLYKMRKNGKSV, encoded by the exons ATGAATAGTAAGTCTATATGTACAgttttattactatttgtaaaaatagcTAGTTATTATTCTTATTATATCTCCcccttaaaaaaaagtatatatacacctcatatttataaaggGCATGTATTAAAACTACAAAATGAGAAACCTGaaattgataataatataataaactattttaaaaatgtaagaTCAgattatccattttttcaaCAAACCAATTCTCCGATCTATTTTGACAATGCAGCCACAACACATAAACCTAAATCCGTAATAGAG AAAATCAAAAACTTTTATTCTTACAATAACTCAAATATACATCGAGggatatacaaaataagtAGAAATGCAACAGATAATTATGAACAAGTAAGAAATATtgtacaaaaatatataaactgTGATAGCTCAgatgaaattatttttactagTGGTGCAACTTATGGAATAAATCTAGTATGTAGTATAGTAATggataaatttataaaaaatgaaaatgatgaaatatatataagttaTTTAGAACATAATTCAAATGTTGTTCCATGGcaagaaaatatacaaaagaaaaaaaaaggaaaattaaaatatataccattaaaaaaaaatggatatataaatataaaaaaatttgtagaaaaaataaatgataatactAAAATTGTTTCTATTAATCATGTTTCAAATGTGTTAggaaatatacaaaatataaatttaattattaaaaaaattaaaaaaaagaatccAAATATAATCGTGATAATAGATGCAGCACAAAGTTTTCcccatttaaaatatgatattaaaaaaatgaaattaaaaaatgaagaccCAGACATATTAGTTGCATCTGGACATAAATTTTGTGCACCATTTGGTAGTGGTTTTgtttatatcaaaaaaaaccTTACCCATACATCTAAAACGAacccatttttatatggaagtaatataataacagatgtaaataaatatagatcTAAATTTGTGTCTTCACCCCATATCTTTGAAACCGGAACTCAAAATGTTTCAGGAATATTAGCAATGGGAGAAGCAATCAACTAtttgcaaaaaataaataatgaaggaaatgcatataaatatgaaatgtatttatatgatctgtttctattttatttgcgTAGTTTTTTTACAGATAATTTGATTCAGATTCCATATATACCTAAACCGAATCCCCTCACTAAGCCAGATGAAATGTACACATCAACACAAGTAAGAAGTGACAAAATAgatgataaatatttccaTTCAGAAATTCAAAacgaaaataatgattatcctaaaatttttgttcataatactagaaaagataataaaaagaaaattgcAATATTGCCATTATGGTCTCCAAATTTTACTGCCTTTGATTTAGTTACATTTTTAGacttcaaaaatatttgtataagGTCAGGACATCATTGTGCTTCTCTATTACATagcaaaatttttaatataaatgattcATCAAGGATATCCATGATGTTTTATAATACACCAGAAGAGGTGCGATACTTAGCAGAGCAAATTTCAGAGACGGCTCGCATGTTGTATAAAATGcgtaaaaatggaaaatcaGTTTAG
- a CDS encoding eukaryotic translation initiation factor 3 subunit I, putative: protein MKRKYLCGHNRPLTHVNTNCDGDLLFTTGRDKKFILWNLADGNQIGLYECSGAVYNSDVTFDSKRVVCSSAANKIYIFDVYTGETLKVIDESGPVRFVEFNRDPLNQSRVIAAIDRLKADHKRFIKLYDLKSDTLIWKQEHESRCIQVRWCFFDKLILSAHENGEIVIWNSEDGHQIRKFQAHTKEVTNLSFDKDRMIMLSSSTDGTAILRDAVNFDIINEYKADRPLNTCDISPLFRSENNPKNHIILAGGQAAEHVTTTATGEGKFQTLLYDIIHANELGSIKGHFGTVHSIKFLPHGDGFVSGGEDGFARIYHFDQDYFIGKYD from the exons atgaagagaAAGTATTTATGTGGTCACAATCGTCCATTAACTCATGTAAATACAAACTGTGATGgagatttattatttactacAGGAAGG gaTAAAAAGTTCATTTTATGGAACTTGGCCGATGGAAATCAAATAG GCCTTTATGAATGTAGTGGAGCTGTATATAATTCTGATGTCACATTCGATAGCAAAAGGGTAGTATGCTCATCAGcagcaaataaaatatatatattcgaTGTATATACTGGAGAAACTTTAAAAGTTATTGACGAGTCAGGACCTGTACGTTTTGTCGAATTTAACAGAGACCCATTAAATCAAAGTAGAGTAATTGCTGCAATTGATAGACTAAAAGCAGATCATAAaagatttataaaattatatgatttaaaaagtgATACATTAATATGGAAACAAGAACATGAAAGCCGATGTATACAAGTAAGATGGTGcttttttgataaattaattttatctgCTCATGAAAATGGTGAAATAGTAATATGGAATTCCGAAGATGGACATCAAATTCGAAAATTCCAAGCACACACAAAAGAAGTTAcaaatttatcatttgaCAAGGATAGAATGATTATGCTATCATCTTCAACTGATGGAACTGCTATTTTAAGAGATGCAGTTAATtttgatattattaatgaatataaagcAGATCGACCTTTAAATACTTGTGATATATCTCCATTATTTCGAAGTGAAAATAATCCAAAAAATCATATCATTTTAGCTGGTGGTCAAGCCGCAGAACATGTCACTACTACTGCTACTGGAGAAGGTAAATTTCAAACTTTACTTTATGACATTATACATGCCAATGAATTGGGAAGTATTAAGGGACATTTCGGTACTGTTCACtcaattaaatttttaccACATGGGGATGGTTTTGTTTCGGGAGGAGAAGACGGTTTTGCTAGAATTTACCATTTTGATCAAGACTATTTTATAGGAAAGTatgattaa
- a CDS encoding drug/metabolite transporter, putative, with protein sequence MKNFVLESSLILFVVSYCVQPMLIDTIKYNGCANSSTFIFLIPHYLSMVMVGFLPTKYKLQDCEWKKILFISIMDLINQVLKKVGLIYSGSALYVIIDSSTLIFTAMWNKIILKKKLLIFQIIGILLITFGIAIKSNTLKIEVHEEEIIGSIFIMLSNILTGLVFVLNEKYMHKMDGPNIVCLMGIFCSSVIFFWTLIWTIPNFDNLITKNIIKNNGNVNTIIIAFVCLFLFNFITSATLWYIMKTKGSLYIGILKGLKVVIIFVFSHIFFCKYDSKQCLNLHSSLSVVFCMTGVIVYSYNDYLTSIKDKLVLYKLQNDIGSFIKPKV encoded by the coding sequence ATGAAGAATTTTGTGTTAGAATCAagtttaattttgtttgttGTAAGTTATTGTGTACAGCCCATGTTAATAgatacaataaaatataatgggTGCGCAAATTCGagtacatttatatttttaatccCACATTATTTGTCAATGGTTATGGTTGGTTTTTTACCAaccaaatataaattacaaGATTGtgaatggaaaaaaatattatttatatcaattatggatttaataaatcaagtattaaaaaaagttggATTAATATATTCAGGCTCAGCtttatatgttattataGATAGTTCtacattaatttttacagCAATGtggaataaaataattttaaaaaaaaaattgttaatttttcagATTATTGGTATATTACTTATTACATTTGGGATAGCAATTAAATCGAATACTTTAAAAATAGAGGTACATGAAGAAGAAATTATTGGatcaatatttattatgttaaGTAATATATTGACAGGTTtagtttttgttttaaatgaaaaatatatgcataaaatgGATGGTCCAAACATTGTATGTTTAATGGGCATATTCTGTTCTTccgttatatttttctggACGCTTATATGGACAATACCTAACTTCGATAAtctaataacaaaaaatattataaaaaataatggaaatGTAAATACAATTATTATAGCATTTGTttgtctatttttatttaattttattacatcAGCAACTTTGTggtatataatgaaaacaaaAGGATCGTTATATATTGGCATATTAAAAGGGTTAAAAgttgtaataatttttgtgtttagtcatatttttttttgtaaatatgaTTCAAAGCAATGTCTAAATTTACATTCATCACTTTCTGTTGTATTTTGTATGACCGGAGTGATTGTATATTCATACAACGACTATTTAACAAGTATTAAGGATAAGTtagtattatataaattacaaAATGACATAGGTAGCTTTATTAAGCCCAAAGTATAA
- a CDS encoding transcription initiation factor IIE subunit alpha, putative translates to MEKSKEIFYDKEKKYFLYLMVYVSRFFMSDEEIVIFDMFVHNECLYLEKDIISSVNMNEQKIRSILSKLLKEKYIIQVQKYKNNEKGSYYQTYYCLNNYIVYVIDFRIKQMELELQKKKNECDVYICKFCNATYSQLDAQILPLDPYDAHFLCFCNNKIELIEKDDASTEKMYNKYTKYLNILKEHIEKLKNYFIPLYTEKFCTKKLNSANSYVGDVSSDGSVTNNSSEVSQTNNSSLISHSNTMIDILNNRIIENGRKKKDEGQADACNSSIIRTDNKIKICMNMKGKNDLKETQNNDNIRLTNTINDEKREKNKIINDIKSKVIENKNSSIDKRELGEPEMPLFFIQKFNKKFTLIEAQKHQQDMSQEEFENFMELQDEYLDQI, encoded by the exons atggaaaaatcAAAGGAGATATTTTACGacaaggaaaaaaaatattttctttatttaatggTGTATGTTAGTCGATTTTTTATGAGTGATGAAGAGATAGTTATATTTGATATGTTTGTTCATAATGAATGCTTATATTTAGAAAAGGATATAATAAGTAGTGTTAACATGAACGAGCAAAAAATAAGGAGCATcttatcaaaattattaaaagaaaaatatattatacaagtacaaaaatataaaaataatgaaaaaggaTCATATTATCAAACTTATTATTGTCTAAACaattatattgtttatgTAATTGATTTTagaataaaacaaatggaATTAGAgcttcaaaaaaaaaaaaatgaatgtgatgtatatatttgtaaattttgtaACGCAACATATTCTCAGCTTGATGCTCAAATACTTCCACTAGATCCGTATGATGCACATTTTCTTTGCTTTTGCAATAATAAAATCGAATTAATC GAAAAGGATGATGCTAGTACcgaaaaaatgtataacaaatatacaaaatacttgaacatattaaaagaacatattgaaaaattaaagaattattttataccTCTATATACAGAAAAATTttgtacaaaaaaattaaactcTGCTAATTCATATGTGGGAGATGTTTCTTCAGATGGTTCTGTTACAAACAACTCATCAGAAGTATcacaaacaaataattcatCTCTCATTTCCCATAGCAACACTATGATAg atattttaaataataggattattgaaaatggacgaaagaaaaaagatgAAGGGCAAGCAGATGCTTGTAATAGTAGTATTATACGAACAGATAACAAAATCAAAATTTGTATGAACATGAAAGGTAAAAATGATTTGAAAGAAActcaaaataatgataatataagaCTTACTAATACaataaatgatgaaaaacgagaaaaaaataaaattattaatgatataaagAGTAAAGtcattgaaaataaaaatagttcaATTGATAAGCGCGAACTTGGTGAACCAGAAATGCCACTCTTCTTTATCCAAAAGTTTAACAAGAAATTCACCCTTATCG agGCCCAAAAACATCAGCAAGATATGTCTCAGGAagaatttgaaaatttcATGGAACTTCAAGACGAATATTTGgatcaaatataa
- a CDS encoding queuine tRNA-ribosyltransferase, putative, with protein MENGQINENDIQNKVIHKKKKQKMNNFTTIENETGLKKIKKNIEENNTNNSYEEPLPFDFLTENDYKEYESFANFFEDQFSKINIKDINNKINEIRNEGNSYFSNYLNSSDESDAERMEKGDQCDSVFKQTKEYNKNLKLINIKKNKRARLNIIVIKKKYIDNNSTVEEKGKEIKKNTIIISPLFMPVGTKCCIKGLIEEEVKQICNYIILSNTYHVSNIYDMTIFQKNKDINNFIRFPNSMLTDSGGFQMVSLSKRIKILEEGILFNNIYDSSVIKRNMEFLLKDETDCGKATESGEINKDIDLNEGEDILLTPEKSIQLQNMIGSDIIMALDDVRPATESDINKIEEATYRTNRWLERCIKSHGKKEDQTLFGIIQGGLHIDLRNKSMDFILRQKLNGYAIGGLCGGEKKKKFIEIINHCSNENNLKYNYLPINKCRYIMGIGYLMDILFCSILGYDMYDCVYPSRTARFNTALSYDGTLKLKQAKYKYDFTPLVKNCSCYVCNNYSKSFLHLLITKKNPVVNTLLTIHNIFFTLHFCYLMRVSIFSNKIDYFVTTALYNNFVIGYKNGNYKIPDSNMTDSDNTPVNNDPINICSNNTVVKETNGVSENYDYSANNLKNEFSTSKNDKINELIKRLPIWALEALKYANIELKF; from the coding sequence atggaaaatggACAGATAAACGAAAAcgatatacaaaataaggttatccataaaaaaaaaaaacaaaaaatgaataattttacaactatagaaaatgaaacaggtctcaaaaaaataaaaaaaaacatagaAGAGAACAATACCAATAATAGTTATGAAGAACCACTACCTTTTGATTTCCTCACTGAAAATGATtataaagaatatgaaAGTTTTGCTAACTTTTTTGAAGAccaattttcaaaaattaacataaaggatataaataataaaataaatgaaataagaAATGAAGgaaattcatatttttcaaactaTTTAAATAGTTCAGATGAAAGTGATGCTGAAAGAATGGAAAAAGGGGATCAATGTGATTCAGTTTTTAAGCAAACAAAggaatataacaaaaacttaaaattaataaatataaaaaaaaacaaaagagcgagattaaatataatagttataaaaaaaaagtatatagaTAATAATTCAACAGTTGAAGAAAAAGggaaggaaataaaaaaaaatacaataattatatcaCCCCTATTTATGCCTGTTGGTACAAAATGTTGTATTAAAGGTCTAATAGAAGAAGaagtaaaacaaatatgtaattacattattttaagTAACACTTATCATGTgtcaaatatttatgatatgacgatatttcaaaaaaataaagatattaacaattttataagGTTCCCAAATTCAATGCTTACAGATTCGGGTGGATTTCAAATGGTTTCTCTTAGTAAgagaattaaaatattagaagaaggaatattatttaacaaCATATATGATAGTTCAGTTATTAAGAGAAATATGGAATTTCTTCTAAAGGATGAAACCGATTGTGGTAAGGCAACTGAAAGTggtgaaataaataaagatatcGATTTAAACGAAGGGGAAGATATACTTCTTACCCCTGAAAAATCAATTCAACTACAAAATATGATTGGAAGTGATATAATAATGGCATTAGATGATGTTCGACCTGCCACAGAAagtgatataaataaaattgaggAAGCAACTTATAGAACAAATAGATGGTTAGAGAGGTGTATAAAAAGTCatggaaaaaaagaagatcAAACTTTATTTGGAATAATACAAGGTGGATTACATATTGatttaagaaataaatctatggattttattttacgaCAGAAATTAAATGGATATGCTATAGGGGGGTTATGTGGaggtgaaaaaaaaaaaaaatttatagaaataataaatcattgttctaatgaaaataatttaaaatataattatttaccaataaataaatgtagaTATATAATGGGTATAGGATATTTAAtggatatattattttgttcgaTTTTAGGATATGATATGTATGATTGTGTATATCCATCAAGAACTGCCAGATTTAATACAGCATTAAGTTATGATGGaacattaaaattaaaacaagctaaatataaatatgattttaCACCACTTGTTAAAAATTGTTCTTGTTATGtttgtaataattattctaaatcatttttacatttacttataactaaaaaaaatccgGTTGTTAATACTTTATTAAcaattcataatattttttttacactcCATTTTTGCTATCTAATGAGGGTATCTATTTTTTCGAACAAAATAGACTATTTTGTTACCACTGCTTTGTATAACAATTTTGTCAttggatataaaaatggaaattaCAAAATCCCAGACAGTAACATGACTGATAGTGATAATACACCAGTAAATAATGAcccaataaatatatgcagTAATAATACAGTTGTGAAAGAAACAAATGGGGTATCAGAAAATTATGACTATTCTgctaataatttaaaaaatgaattttcCACCTcaaaaaatgacaaaataaatgaactAATAAAGCGATTACCAATTTGGGCATTAGAAGCCTTGaaatatgcaaatataGAACTTAAGTTTTGA